The nucleotide sequence GTTTGCCCATGACGGGCAGACGGGAATGAAGCGACCGTCGACCGGTTATCCGTATCGAGGTTCTCTTAAGAGGCTAGCGGTAGCGGGACTACCATCACTAGGGGCCCGGCTTGCGCCGTCACGGCGGCAATAGCCTTCGCAAGCGGCGCTTTGAGCAGGGTAGATAATGAGTGCGGCGTCATCAACGCGGGTTAAAGGACCCCGTCGTCTCCTGCGATATGGCTCACAATGACTGGAAACATCGTCGCCTGCTTGAATTACCAAACCATACTCCACATAACCTATTGGTTAATTACGCCTTTCTCGACGAATCGAGCCTTATTAGGATTGCAGAAAACGGTGGGATTGTATTTCAGAATGTTTCTATGCGTATCTAAAAATTGCTATCCTTGTGAATAATTGCAACGTATTGTTGTCAAAATGTTACTTCAGTTCCGATCGCAACCGTTGCGAGCAGATAGCGGCATTTTGCTGTTCCGCTCAACAACGCCGGCGCGAATTGCGCACAGGTCACGTCATGGTTGCAGCCAGATTGAGACGCCAACCAACACTATGCCGTCGGCTGAGGATTCACGGCAAATTAAGAAGGGATATGTATTCGCTGTCCATGCGAATGCCGACGAGGTCTCGGATCGCGACGGGAGATCAAAACTCAAGAATGACGGGGACCGCTAAAGCAACCCACCCTGAACGCGACTCCTCGGCCGAAGTCGACGGGCGCTACGTTCAGAAACAGCTTGGCCATGCCAGTGCGGAAATGACCCGCAAATATCAGCGGCGCCGCGATCGTTTCCAGATCAATCTCACCAAGGCGTCGGGGCTTTGAGGCCCCTCCCCTGCCGGGATCATGAAATCGTTAGGTGAAAAGCGGGCGGCGGATTTTCAGCTTACCGCTTCAATTGAAATCGGGAAGTGGAAGCCACAGCCACCAAATCTTCCCCACTTACCCCCACGTGTAAGTGGGGCATTTTGGTTGGCGGACTTTCGCCGAGGACCGTAGAGAAGTGTGCACAAGCGCGTGGTCTGCGATTTGATTTCCGGCGCTGGGATTCCTTGGCTGGGGCAAATCATGATTCAGTCTCGGGATGGCAAAGAGACGGCTTCCCTCCCCTGAGCATGCCGAGACGCTTTCGCTGAAGGCGTTGCGCAGTTTGGTGACCGGCCTGTTGGAACGAGCGGAGCGGGCTGAAGTTCGCCTTGCGAGACTTGAGGCCGAGAACGCGGCCCTTCGTGAAGAAAACGCGGCGCTTCGCCTGGAAAACACCCGTCTGAAGGTCGAGAACCAACTTTTGCGCGACGAGATCGCGCGGCTGAAGAACCTGCCGCCGCGCCCGCCGTTTCGACCATCCGGCATGGAGAAAGCAACCGATGGCGCGAGCGACAAGCCGGCGGGCAAGAAGAGGCCACGCGGCCCGAAGCTCGATGTGAAGCGGGTCAGCCGAGAGGAGGTTTTACGTGCAAACGTTCCGGCCGGTTCGCGCTTCAAAGGCTACAAAAGCTGCTTCGTGCGGGAACTGGTTCTCACGGCCGAGCTTGTGCACTACCGGCGGGAATGCTGGATCATGCCAGATGGGAAGACGGTGATCGCGCCGCTGCCCATGGGGATCATGGGCGGCTACGGCCCGAACATCAGGCGGCTCTGCCTGATGCTGCATGCGCAAGGACAGGTGACGACTGGGCGGCTGACGACGTTGTTGAATGATGTCGGCGTCGAGATCTCTAAGCGCCAGGTCGTGCGCCTTCTGACCAAAGAGCTGGATGGGTTTGTCGCCGAGGACGCGGCGGTGCTGCATGCCGGCCTGGTGTCGTCCTCCTATATGGGGTCATTTGCGGGAGGGGGCGATATACTACCTTAACGGCGGCCATCGATATTCTCCCGTGAGCGTTATATGCTCCCATCCGAGCGGTGAGACATGAGGCAGGAGCCCAAGGTCGATCTGCTCACCGCTGTCAATTTGCTCGGCAACGATTTCGCCGAGCTTCCATGCGTTCCAATAGATGATGACGGCTGTGAGGAGGTTGAGGCCAGCAATTCGATGTTGCTGTCCGTCGGACGAGCGGTCTCGAATTTCACCTCGCCTGTTGAAGTTGACCGCACGCTTCAGGGCATGATGCGCCTCGCCCTTGTTCAATCCGATTTGCGCCCGGCGCTGTAGATCAATGTCGCTCAGCCAGTCGAGCATGAAGATAGAGCGCTCGAGACGCCCGACCTCTCTGAGCGCCACTGCCAGGCTGTTCTGACGTGGATAGGCGGCAAGTTTTCGAAGAATTTGGCTGGGCACGACGGTCCCGGCGGCCATGCTGGCGGCGAGCCGCAGGATATCGGGCCAATTTTCACGGATTAGCCGAATGTTGATCCGGCCGCCGATCATCGGCTGAAGCACGGGGGCACCTCGTTGATCGCGGGAACATAGATCCGCTTGTCCGGCAGGTCGCGGATTCTCGGTGCGAACCGGAAGCCGAGAACAGAGCAGATGGCAAAAACATGATCCGTAAAGCCGCCCGTATCAGCATAATGCTCGCGGATTTGCCTTCCGGTGTCATTCTGCAACAGACCATCGAGAATATAGGGCGCTTCGTGAGCAGTCGCGGGAATAACCTGCGTCGAATATGGTGCATATTGATCAGAGACGTGACTGTATGCCGAAAGCCCAGGCTCATTGCCATACCGGGCATTGACGACGTTCAATGCTTCTCCGGTCGACCCTGCGGCGAAGTGCTGACCATCAGAAGACGAAGTGGTTCCGTCACCCCAGAAGCGGGCCATAGGTAATTTCGACTGTGCCTCAACAATCATCGCAAGGGCGCGTGCCGTTGTCTCCTCTCTAACGTGCCATTTACCGATCCGCAGCAACTCCCAGAAAGTGTGAGTGTCGCTGGCGTCAGCCATCTTCCTGAGACCGAGATTGACGCCGTCAGCGAGCAGAACAGTCAGGATACCAATGCGGTCGCCGCAGGCGATACCCGTACGGAGATCGGTGAAGGCATCGGTGAAGTGCAGCTTTTCATCGACCTCAATGAGGATGTCCGTGATCCGAACGAGCGGCATGCTTTCATAGAGTTTCAGGACGAGTGCGGCAGCCTCCTCTGGTGTCGCCTTTTCGAGCCGATCGATCTGAAGCCTGCCGTCGACGATGGCCCCACCTGCAAGAATACCAGCCTCGTTGGCACATTCGATTTGCGTCATGCCGCGTTTGAGGATCTGGCTTCGCTGGCGAAGCCAGTCGTCGGCTTCCAGCGGAACAGCCAGCCGTGCAGTTTCGGAGACGGTTTCAATCGGGACCAGTGCTGTGCTGATCTCGCGATACCGCCTGCTGTCAGCCAGCCAGATGTCGCCCGAGCGCAGCGCGTTGCGAAGTTCGAACAAGATCCCGATTTCCCATACTTGCCGATCGGGTTTTCCATCCGTCAGAATCCTTTTGCGCCACTTGGCTCGAGCGAAGTCGAGCGGTGCATTGACTGGCAAAGTGCGATGTCCGCGGCGATTGAGACGGCGCAGCACTTCCAATGCTTCGAGAAGCGAATCCGCGCCGCGCCCACCTCGGAACGTCAGGATTTCCAGAAACCGAGGCGCATACCTCCGGAAACGGGCATATCCGTCAGTCACGAATTCCAGCGGATCTGCCGAGACCTTGCCTGTCAGCGCGGCCGCCTGCGCGACAGTTTGGCGGAGCAATTCCCAACCACCACCTTCCGCGATGGCTAGTCCCAAATCGTCCTGCTCATCATGCGCGGTGATCAATGCGCCGCCAAAGCGGGAAAGCATTTTCAGCGTGTCGCCGATCGAAGCGCGCTCGGCCTGCAACAGCTCATCTCGTTTGCGTTCACATGCGCGATAGAGCTTTCCGACGATACGATCATGCGTTTCGACAGCGACATCCGCCAACATGGCCGTCCACTCCACGACGCACGCAGCCAATATCGCCAATCGTCGAGTTTCCGGCAGATCCCGCATTCCATCGGCGGAATAACGTTCGCCTTGACGACGCAAACCAGTCATGCGGAAAGGCGGGATATCGTCGAGGGTGCCAATATTGATGGCGAGCTTGCGCAAAAAGTCCAGCCGGTCGAGGAGGCTGTTCATATCGTTGGAATTGGAACCGGCTTCGAACTGACGCAACCACACAAAACGCGTAATCCGACCATCGACCGCTTCGGAAAGCAGGGACAACAGCCGAGTGCGGCTTTGTGCATCCAGACGCCAAGTGATGCGGGACGCGATTGCACGTTCTGCGGCAACCAAAGCGTCGGCACAGCACCGTTCGACGGTCGAGGCCGCCGGGACGATGACATGGCGACGGCGCAGCTCCGCCAGGAACTCGGCCGCCAATAAGTCATTCGTTTTTGACTTCTCCGCAGCCTCCTTGAGCCAAATGAGCATGTTTGCGCGAATCTGGCCTTCAAATGGTCGATAGCCGTAAAGTTGCTGCAGTGCCGTCGAATGTTGATAGCGCGTTTCAGATCTGGCACCGTACTCGGCAAGTTCTTCAGCCACGACACCGATCTGCGCACCGATGAAGGCCAACATCGATCGCGGGATCATCTCTCCTGGCTGTAGGAGGCGGCCAGGATATCGGAAGGCGCAAAGCTGGAGAGCAAATCCCAATCGATTTCGAGGGCGACGACGTTGCCTGATGTGCCGCAGGTCTTCGTCACTCAATATGTAATGTCGAAGCAATGACGGTTCGTCGGTCGGCAGATCAAATAGCCTCTCGCGCTGGCGTTCGGTCAGAATAGTGCGCCTTGGCATGCAACGTTGTCCCTATTGAAGTATAGTCTGTTCTGGACAACGATCGGCTTATACAAATCAAGGCCTTTCGGCATCAAAATCCAAAAGGGTTCAATTGGGACAGCGAGCCACCATCTATTGCCGCGTTTCGACCGCCGACCAGTCATGTGAGCGGCAGGAGCGTGACCTGACGGCGTTTGCCGAGCGTGCCGGTTACGAAGTGGCGGGAATTTTTAAAGAAACGGGTTCCGGCGCAAAGCTTGACCGAGCTGAACGCCGTAAGATTATGGCCCTCGCACAGGCCCGGCAGATCGACGCCATCCTGGTCACTGAACTGTCCCGATGGGGCCGTTCGACCATCGACCTTCTCAATACGCTACGCGAGCTGGAAAGTTGGAAGGTTTCAGTCATCGCGATGAATGGGATGACTTTCGATTTATCCTCTCCGCACGGCCGAATGCTCGCAACCTTCCTGTCCGGCATTGCGGAATTCGAACGCGATCTGATCAGTGAGCGGGTCAAGTCCGGCCTAGCCGCTGCAAAAGCGCGTGGCAGAAGACTCGGCCGCCAAACTGGAGAACGACCAAAGTCAGATAGGCTTGCACCGAAAGTCATGGCGCTGATCGCTGAAGGCCGCAGCTATCGCTGGATCGCTAGAGACCTCGGCATTAGCAAAAATACCGTCAACGACATTCTCAAACGGAATAGAGATTTAAACAATGGCACATGAGCCTATCACCGCGCTTCTTCCGAAATCGGGCGGCCACCAGTTCGTAATGTATGGCGATTCATGTTCCGGCGTTCCAAACGCTCTGCACGAACGAACGCTCGCTGAGGTGAACGCAATCGTGAAGCGCCTGGCACCACAGCCTGAGTTCATACTGTTTCCGGGTGATGAAATAATCGGCCTAACTCCTCATCCGGATGCTTTACGCGAACAGTGGAAACACTGGTTTGAAGTCGAAATGGCATGGCTCGACCGCCAGAAAATCCCGATGTGGCATACCACAGGCAATCACACAGCATACGACAAGATGAGCGAGGACATTTTTCGCGAAGTCTTACAGCTTCCAGACAACGGTCCAGCGGACCAGAAAGGGCTGTCTTATTGGGTCCGTCGAGACGACTTATTGTTGGTCTTCGTTCATACGCTTTGGACCGGTCTCGGTGGAGAGGGGCATGTCGAAACTGAATGGTTGCAGAGAACGCTCAAGCAGCACGCTGATGCAAAATATAAAATCGTGCTTGGCCACCATCCGGTATTTCCAGTCAACGGCTTTTCCGGAACTTACCAACGTGAAATCGGCCATGAGTATGCTGATGAGTTCTGGAATATACTGGTGGATGCGAACGTCCTTGCCTATGTCTGCAGCCATATTCTCGCATATGACGTCCAGGTGCACCGAGGAGTGCTTCAGATTTGCACCGCTGGAGCCGGCACAGCACATAGAATGCCTGAAGGTGTTGAATATCTTCACTGCATCCAGGCTGCGCTCGATGAAAACGGGCTAAAATATCAGGTGCTCGACACGGAGGGCGTTGCACGGGAGCGATTGCAATGGCCACCTATGCCCACCGCCGCTTCTACTGAATGGCAGCGCGTTGGGGACGGTAAATCTGACGCACTCTTTACCGGATTGATCGGTCGCGGAAGCGTTGTTGAATTTCGCGTTGTAGGACGGACGGCTCAGAAGCCCTGGGCACCTGAGCAGACGCTGTTCACCGCACATTCTCCAGAGACCATCGCTCCAGTCTGGCTAGGTACGCGCGGACCGAAGCAAACTCTCACTCTGGTCGTTGGGAGAC is from Rhizobium sp. CB3090 and encodes:
- a CDS encoding metallophosphoesterase, with protein sequence MAHEPITALLPKSGGHQFVMYGDSCSGVPNALHERTLAEVNAIVKRLAPQPEFILFPGDEIIGLTPHPDALREQWKHWFEVEMAWLDRQKIPMWHTTGNHTAYDKMSEDIFREVLQLPDNGPADQKGLSYWVRRDDLLLVFVHTLWTGLGGEGHVETEWLQRTLKQHADAKYKIVLGHHPVFPVNGFSGTYQREIGHEYADEFWNILVDANVLAYVCSHILAYDVQVHRGVLQICTAGAGTAHRMPEGVEYLHCIQAALDENGLKYQVLDTEGVARERLQWPPMPTAASTEWQRVGDGKSDALFTGLIGRGSVVEFRVVGRTAQKPWAPEQTLFTAHSPETIAPVWLGTRGPKQTLTLVVGRQPGRSPSYWFGPDLVAASDFDIHVAFYPEMGPGGILYRHHSEAVWTSFKAATATGIENVKWPGSWNVGYGQHGEHDRRFKGTGLTIRVRQDFA
- a CDS encoding cell division protein ZapB, with amino-acid sequence MVTGLLERAERAEVRLARLEAENAALREENAALRLENTRLKVENQLLRDEIARLKNLPPRPPFRPSGMEKATDGASDKPAGKKRPRGPKLDVKRVSREEVLRANVPAGSRFKGYKSCFVRELVLTAELVHYRRECWIMPDGKTVIAPLPMGIMGGYGPNIRRLCLMLHAQGQVTTGRLTTLLNDVGVEISKRQVVRLLTKELDGFVAEDAAVLHAGLVSSSYMGSFAGGGDILP
- a CDS encoding recombinase family protein, translated to MGQRATIYCRVSTADQSCERQERDLTAFAERAGYEVAGIFKETGSGAKLDRAERRKIMALAQARQIDAILVTELSRWGRSTIDLLNTLRELESWKVSVIAMNGMTFDLSSPHGRMLATFLSGIAEFERDLISERVKSGLAAAKARGRRLGRQTGERPKSDRLAPKVMALIAEGRSYRWIARDLGISKNTVNDILKRNRDLNNGT